In Deltaproteobacteria bacterium, a single window of DNA contains:
- a CDS encoding enoyl-CoA hydratase/isomerase family protein, which translates to MAVDYEKEGRIAIITINRPEAMNALNADVREEMQAAFIDFKDNPDLWVAILTGAGDRAFSAGADIKDFQPATSEEVEGRQEAALIRADMIWKPFIAAIHGYCLGGGLELAMTCDIRIAAEDAQLGQPEVNIGFMPGAGATQRLPRFVPRAVAAEILLTGNRINAQEALRIGLVSRVVPLDQLMSTAREIADTICTRGPLGVRAAKEAMVRGYDMTLEEGLKLERKLVTYLRTTEDFMEGARAFAQKRPPQYKAK; encoded by the coding sequence ATGGCGGTTGACTATGAAAAGGAAGGCCGGATTGCCATCATCACCATCAATCGGCCTGAAGCAATGAACGCCCTGAACGCGGATGTGCGAGAGGAGATGCAGGCGGCCTTCATTGATTTTAAGGACAACCCTGACCTGTGGGTCGCTATTCTTACCGGGGCCGGGGACAGGGCGTTTTCCGCCGGGGCGGACATAAAGGACTTTCAACCGGCCACCAGCGAGGAGGTCGAAGGGAGGCAGGAAGCCGCGCTCATTCGGGCCGACATGATCTGGAAGCCTTTCATTGCCGCCATCCATGGCTACTGCCTCGGCGGCGGCCTGGAGCTGGCCATGACCTGCGATATCAGGATCGCGGCTGAGGATGCTCAACTGGGCCAGCCCGAGGTGAACATCGGCTTCATGCCTGGCGCGGGCGCGACCCAGAGACTGCCGCGATTCGTTCCGCGGGCAGTGGCAGCCGAGATACTGCTGACTGGCAACCGCATAAACGCTCAGGAGGCCTTGCGCATCGGCCTGGTAAGCAGGGTCGTGCCGCTGGACCAGCTTATGTCCACCGCCAGGGAGATAGCCGACACCATCTGCACCCGGGGACCCCTTGGAGTCAGGGCCGCCAAGGAGGCCATGGTCAGGGGTTATGATATGACCTTAGAAGAAGGCTTGAAACTGGAAAGGAAGCTGGTCACTTATCTCAGGACCACCGAGGATTTCATGGAAGGGGCCAGGGCCTTTGCCCAGAAGAGGCCGCCGCAGTATAAGGCAAAATAG
- a CDS encoding cytidylate kinase family protein encodes MAVITISRGSYSRGKEVAEKAAQKLGYECIVREILLEASEEFHIPEIKLLHAIEDAPSIFNRFTYGKEKYIAYIQAALLKHLQKDNVVYHGFAGHFFVKDIPHVLKVRIIADIEDRVEIVMERDEVSRKEALHFLKKIDAQRRKWSRDLYGIDTWDPILYDLVLHIHNIRVDEAVDIICHTIGLKHFQTTAESQKAMDDLTLSAEVKAALIDTKPDIEVTANNGLVYIKTEAPLEQEPRLVQKIEKITKTIPGVKEINIQVLPHYTV; translated from the coding sequence ATGGCCGTTATTACGATTTCAAGAGGATCATATAGCAGAGGAAAAGAGGTCGCTGAGAAGGCTGCTCAAAAACTTGGCTACGAATGCATTGTTCGGGAAATCCTTCTGGAGGCCTCGGAAGAATTCCACATTCCCGAAATAAAGCTCCTTCATGCCATTGAGGATGCACCTTCCATTTTCAATCGCTTTACTTATGGAAAAGAGAAATACATTGCTTATATTCAGGCTGCCTTACTGAAGCACTTACAGAAAGACAATGTAGTATATCATGGCTTCGCAGGTCACTTTTTTGTAAAAGACATACCCCATGTCCTCAAGGTTCGGATCATTGCCGATATAGAGGACCGTGTGGAAATCGTGATGGAGCGGGATGAGGTTTCAAGGAAAGAAGCCTTACACTTTCTTAAAAAAATTGACGCGCAACGAAGAAAATGGAGCCGGGATCTCTATGGAATTGACACATGGGATCCCATCCTCTACGATCTAGTTCTCCATATCCATAATATCAGGGTGGATGAGGCGGTTGACATCATATGCCATACCATTGGGTTGAAACATTTTCAGACGACCGCTGAATCCCAAAAGGCAATGGATGATCTAACCCTCTCTGCTGAGGTCAAGGCTGCCTTAATAGACACAAAGCCAGACATTGAAGTGACTGCCAATAACGGATTGGTTTATATTAAAACAGAAGCCCCGCTGGAGCAAGAACCAAGATTGGTTCAAAAGATAGAGAAAATAACGAAAACCATCCCCGGTGTCAAAGAAATCAATATTCAGGTTCTTCCCCATTACACTGTATAA
- a CDS encoding PHP domain-containing protein, which produces MKIDLHIHTNHGSGCAYMEPGELVERAKAVGLDGVCITEHNRIWDQKAIEQLKSRHDFLVIGGVEVSTDCGEILVFGLNEPVLNVYRAHELKRMVDEVGGVMILAHPFRFEPETVAACSLASSANNPGLSREMEAILQRPVFRLVDAVEVYNGRSGLKERDLAAMVAEQLSLKSTGGSDAHASLAVGACYTLFEEEVRDEQDLIAQIKNGRIYGVDRRWEISWSNEVKEAR; this is translated from the coding sequence ATGAAGATTGACCTGCATATCCATACCAATCACGGCTCTGGCTGCGCCTACATGGAGCCGGGCGAGCTTGTCGAGCGGGCCAAAGCCGTTGGTTTGGACGGCGTCTGCATAACCGAACACAACCGGATCTGGGACCAAAAGGCCATTGAACAGCTGAAAAGCAGACATGACTTCCTGGTCATCGGGGGAGTCGAAGTCAGCACCGACTGCGGCGAAATCCTCGTCTTCGGGCTTAACGAACCCGTGTTGAACGTTTACCGCGCCCATGAACTCAAAAGAATGGTGGATGAGGTCGGCGGGGTGATGATCCTGGCCCACCCTTTTCGATTCGAGCCTGAAACAGTGGCCGCATGCTCCCTTGCCTCTTCCGCAAACAACCCCGGGCTGTCCAGGGAGATGGAGGCTATTCTTCAGCGCCCTGTTTTCAGGCTCGTGGACGCGGTTGAGGTTTACAATGGCCGATCCGGTTTAAAGGAACGCGACCTGGCGGCCATGGTCGCCGAACAGCTGAGCTTGAAGAGCACCGGAGGCAGCGATGCCCACGCCAGCCTGGCCGTCGGCGCCTGCTACACCCTTTTTGAAGAAGAAGTGAGAGACGAACAGGACCTCATCGCCCAGATTAAGAACGGCCGCATCTATGGGGTGGACCGGCGATGGGAGATTTCTTGGAGCAATGAAGTTAAGGAGGCAAGATGA
- the fabG gene encoding 3-oxoacyl-ACP reductase FabG, translated as MRLSEKVAVVTGAASGIGRAIAWKFATEGAHVVVNDLSLMAAESLTEKIKELGRKTIPVQADVSRLQEVERVFEQAAAAFGRVDILVSNAGIRKDAPVHAMTEPEWDQVINVQLKGCFNTVKLAQKYMIRQTYGKIIVIASPVPSGLGRSSEINYSAANAGLTGLTASLALELGKYNINVNCIAPDFIETQMTRENARQDGLYMDDFKKAALAHIPLRRLGTGEDVSNVALFLASDESSYVTGQVIKVRGGP; from the coding sequence ATGAGGCTTTCCGAAAAGGTGGCCGTGGTTACCGGCGCGGCCAGCGGCATCGGCCGGGCTATTGCCTGGAAGTTTGCCACTGAAGGGGCGCACGTGGTCGTCAACGATCTCAGCCTCATGGCCGCCGAGAGTCTGACTGAAAAAATCAAGGAGCTGGGCCGGAAGACCATTCCGGTCCAGGCCGATGTCTCGCGCCTGCAAGAGGTGGAGCGGGTCTTCGAGCAGGCGGCCGCTGCTTTCGGCCGGGTGGATATCCTGGTCTCCAATGCGGGTATTAGAAAGGACGCCCCGGTGCACGCTATGACCGAACCCGAGTGGGATCAGGTCATCAACGTCCAGCTCAAGGGCTGTTTTAACACGGTCAAACTGGCTCAGAAATACATGATACGGCAAACTTATGGCAAGATCATCGTCATCGCCTCCCCGGTGCCTTCAGGACTGGGCCGGTCGAGTGAGATCAACTACAGCGCCGCCAACGCCGGGCTGACCGGTCTGACCGCCTCCCTGGCCCTAGAACTTGGTAAGTACAATATCAATGTAAACTGCATCGCCCCGGACTTCATCGAAACGCAAATGACCAGAGAAAACGCTCGCCAGGACGGCCTGTACATGGACGACTTCAAGAAGGCGGCCCTGGCGCATATTCCGCTCCGGAGGCTGGGAACAGGGGAAGACGTCAGCAATGTGGCCCTCTTCCTGGCTTCTGACGAATCGAGCTACGTCACCGGCCAGGTCATCAAGGTCAGGGGCGGCCCCTGA